In the genome of Acidobacteriota bacterium, the window GCGCTCGTGCCCAAGGCCGAACTCGATGGCGAGATGGGCGACAGCCACATGGGACTGCAGGCGCGCCTGATGTCGCAAGCGCTGCGCAAGCTCACCGGCACGGTCTCGAAGTCGCGGACCTGCCTCATCTTTATTAACCAGATCCGCGAGAAGATCGGCGTGATGTTCGGCAATCCCGAGACCACCACCGGCGGTCGCGCGCTCAAGTTCTATTCTTCGGTCCGTCTCGACATCCGCCGCATCGCCGCCATCAAAGATGGCGACGTCGTCATCGGCTCGCGCACCCGCCTCAAGGTCGTGAAGAACAAGGTCGCCGCGCCCTTCCGCGAGGCTGAGTTCGACATGATGTATGGCGAGGGTATCTCGCGCGAAGGTGACCTGCTCGACATTGGCGTGCTGCACGAGATCATCGAAAAATCCGGCGCCTGGTTTAGCTACAAGGGCGAGCGCATCGGACAAGGACGCGAGAACTCGAAGCAGTTCCTCAAGGACAACAAGGACATCATGGTCAAGCTCGAGCATGACGTCCGCGCGAAACTCGGCTTGCCCGTG includes:
- the recA gene encoding recombinase RecA, which codes for MADERGKAIDLALAQIEKQFGKGSIMRLGSKEAIVPIAVISTGSISCDAALGVGGVPRGRVVEIFGPESSGKTTLALQVIAEAQKTGGMAAFVDAEHALDPAYARKLGVDTDNLLVSQPDYGEQALEITEALVRSGALDVLVVDSVAALVPKAELDGEMGDSHMGLQARLMSQALRKLTGTVSKSRTCLIFINQIREKIGVMFGNPETTTGGRALKFYSSVRLDIRRIAAIKDGDVVIGSRTRLKVVKNKVAAPFREAEFDMMYGEGISREGDLLDIGVLHEIIEKSGAWFSYKGERIGQGRENSKQFLKDNKDIMVKLEHDVRAKLGLPVPGEKPQAQAATAPTPIAQEKAASGKK